The following are encoded in a window of Hyalangium minutum genomic DNA:
- a CDS encoding prolyl oligopeptidase family serine peptidase, protein MAGKATVIPPVAEKKAVEDAYHDTQVQDPYRWMESSSDPKVQEWTQGQNQYTRSMLDKLPGRDAIRQRVTELLTWQSPAHFALTKVGSTLFAMKSQPPKQQPMLVTLGSLNDTTSERVLVDPMAVDPSGKTAIDFFVPSPDGKRVAVSLSKDGTESGDVSIYDVTTGQALPNEVVPRVNGGTAGGSLAWTGDGKGYFYTRYPRGTERAAEDMNFYQQVYYHAVGTPTEKDTYALGKDFPRIAMSSLDTSHDGKYIINRVANGDGGEFMLYLYGPSGQWQQVSRFEDKVVAARFGHDGALYLKSLKDAPRGKLLRLPLSTPSLGKATVVVPEGKATLMGFLPTQGRIYITEQLGGPSQLRSVDLKGQDLGLVPTLPVSTVGGLESESGDDILFANSSYVEPMAWYRYSAKDGKVTKTALAQTSPADFSDIEVIRAEATSKDGTKVPLTILKPKGVKLNGTNPTLLTGYGGFNISITPGFNKLSRAWLEQGGVIAIANLRGGSEFGEEWHANGSLTKKQNVFDDFYACAKLLVDQKYTQPKKLAIQGGSNGGLLMGAALTQHPEAYGAVVARVGIYDMLRVEQTPNGQFNTTEYGTVKNPEQFQALYAYSPYHHVKDGTKYPPVMFTSGANDPRVDPFHSRKMVARMQAATGGKGRIFLRAAGGGHGMGTPLSDRIEEEVDVYAFVFNELGIKYQPVKQVSSPKAK, encoded by the coding sequence CTGGCTGGCAAGGCCACCGTGATCCCACCCGTGGCGGAGAAGAAGGCCGTCGAGGACGCCTACCACGACACCCAGGTGCAGGACCCCTACCGGTGGATGGAGTCCTCCTCCGATCCCAAGGTGCAGGAGTGGACCCAAGGCCAGAACCAATACACGCGGTCCATGCTGGACAAGCTGCCCGGCCGTGACGCCATCCGCCAGCGCGTCACCGAGCTGCTCACCTGGCAGTCCCCCGCCCACTTCGCGCTGACGAAGGTGGGCTCGACCCTCTTCGCCATGAAGTCCCAGCCGCCCAAGCAGCAGCCCATGCTGGTGACGCTCGGCTCGCTGAATGACACCACGAGCGAGCGCGTCCTCGTAGACCCGATGGCGGTGGACCCCTCCGGGAAGACGGCCATCGACTTCTTCGTCCCGTCCCCCGACGGAAAGCGGGTGGCGGTATCCCTGTCGAAGGATGGAACCGAGAGCGGCGACGTCTCCATCTACGACGTGACCACCGGCCAGGCGCTGCCCAACGAGGTGGTGCCCCGGGTGAACGGTGGTACCGCGGGCGGCAGCCTCGCCTGGACGGGAGACGGCAAGGGCTACTTCTACACCCGCTACCCCCGCGGCACGGAGCGCGCGGCGGAGGACATGAACTTCTACCAGCAGGTGTACTACCACGCGGTGGGCACGCCGACGGAGAAGGACACCTACGCCCTGGGCAAGGACTTCCCGCGCATCGCGATGTCCTCCCTCGATACCTCCCATGACGGCAAGTACATCATCAACCGCGTGGCCAACGGGGACGGCGGCGAGTTCATGCTGTACCTGTACGGGCCCTCGGGGCAGTGGCAGCAGGTGTCGCGCTTCGAGGACAAGGTGGTGGCGGCCCGTTTTGGCCACGACGGCGCGCTGTACCTGAAGTCGCTGAAGGACGCGCCTCGAGGCAAGCTGCTGCGGCTGCCTCTGAGCACGCCGTCACTGGGTAAGGCCACGGTGGTGGTCCCCGAGGGCAAGGCCACGCTCATGGGCTTCCTGCCCACCCAGGGACGCATCTACATCACCGAGCAGCTCGGCGGCCCGTCGCAATTGCGCAGCGTGGACCTGAAGGGCCAGGACCTGGGCTTGGTGCCCACGCTGCCGGTGTCCACCGTGGGAGGGCTGGAGAGCGAGAGCGGGGATGACATCCTCTTCGCCAACTCCAGCTACGTGGAGCCGATGGCGTGGTACCGCTACTCGGCGAAGGACGGCAAGGTGACGAAGACAGCGCTGGCGCAGACCTCGCCAGCGGACTTCAGCGACATCGAGGTGATCCGCGCCGAGGCCACCTCGAAGGACGGCACGAAGGTGCCGCTGACGATCCTCAAGCCCAAGGGCGTGAAGCTCAACGGCACCAACCCCACCCTGCTGACGGGCTACGGCGGCTTCAACATCTCCATCACCCCGGGCTTCAACAAGCTGAGCCGCGCATGGCTCGAGCAGGGCGGCGTCATCGCGATCGCCAACCTGCGCGGCGGCTCGGAGTTCGGCGAGGAGTGGCACGCCAACGGCTCGCTGACGAAGAAGCAGAACGTGTTCGATGACTTCTACGCCTGCGCGAAGCTGCTGGTGGATCAGAAGTACACGCAGCCGAAGAAGCTGGCCATCCAGGGCGGCAGCAATGGCGGCCTGCTCATGGGCGCGGCGCTGACGCAGCACCCGGAGGCGTACGGGGCCGTCGTGGCGCGCGTGGGCATCTACGACATGCTCCGGGTGGAGCAGACGCCCAACGGCCAGTTCAACACCACCGAGTACGGCACGGTGAAGAACCCGGAGCAGTTCCAGGCGCTCTACGCGTACTCGCCCTACCACCACGTGAAGGACGGCACGAAGTACCCGCCGGTGATGTTCACCTCGGGGGCGAACGATCCGCGCGTGGATCCGTTCCACTCGCGCAAGATGGTGGCGCGGATGCAAGCGGCCACGGGCGGCAAGGGCCGCATCTTCCTGCGCGCGGCCGGAGGCGGCCACGGCATGGGCACGCCCCTGTCGGACCGCATCGAGGAGGAGGTGGACGTCTACGCCTTCGTCTTCAACGAGCTGGGCATCAAGTACCAGCCGGTGAAGCAGGTCTCCTCGCCGAAGGCCAAGTGA
- the dacB gene encoding D-alanyl-D-alanine carboxypeptidase/D-alanyl-D-alanine-endopeptidase, producing MRRLSLASLLLAALALSGCPRATRPNDASASSSRSFAQTAEDLFSSLEEEGALTSVIVLDAKTGEPLYAHREHSRSLPASTMKIVATSAVLSALGADFRFRTPVALEGKHQGDTFEGNLVVEASGDPSLGSWRFPETEMACDQIAEAMWGRGIRKWRGALQVKAPDTGLDGPLGPGWAWDDVAYSMSAAPMPFVFRENVVDVSLLRADGAPCSAQPSLQLSPRFAPFPTLVQIDTSGRSGFACLRDHNPSRVRCVWRSSANQCPRAYSTRLSIDDPQALFTACVEDALTRRGLEHVPAAAPAREPAPAAAKPTSQSLLELISPPLSELVKATNKESLNLYAERLALRFTRERGGGERYADLRKLLGEELTRRGISGRDLRPIDGSGLSRYNLATAFGLARVLYTSLQEPYADTLLESLPIAGVDGTLAASGTSAQTVGRIRAKTGTLSSQKAYVGVVERPDDAEHPRVVFSLMLGNMDEQPALSAGAVFDRFAEALVTQPLR from the coding sequence ATGCGACGCCTCTCGCTTGCTTCGCTGCTGCTCGCGGCCCTCGCGCTTTCGGGGTGCCCACGCGCCACGCGCCCGAACGATGCCTCTGCCTCGTCCTCCCGCTCCTTCGCCCAGACCGCCGAGGATCTCTTCTCCTCCCTTGAAGAGGAGGGCGCCCTGACGAGCGTCATCGTCCTCGACGCCAAGACGGGCGAGCCCCTCTATGCGCACCGCGAGCACTCCCGCTCGCTGCCTGCCTCGACGATGAAGATCGTCGCCACCTCCGCGGTGCTCTCGGCCCTCGGCGCGGACTTCCGCTTCCGCACCCCCGTAGCCCTGGAAGGCAAGCACCAAGGGGACACCTTCGAGGGCAACCTCGTGGTGGAGGCCTCCGGAGATCCTTCACTGGGTTCGTGGCGCTTCCCCGAGACTGAGATGGCCTGCGACCAGATCGCCGAGGCGATGTGGGGCCGGGGCATCCGCAAGTGGCGGGGTGCGCTCCAAGTGAAGGCTCCAGACACAGGCCTGGATGGGCCGCTGGGCCCTGGATGGGCCTGGGATGACGTCGCTTACTCCATGAGCGCCGCGCCCATGCCCTTCGTCTTCCGCGAGAACGTGGTCGATGTCTCCCTCCTGCGCGCTGATGGAGCCCCCTGCTCGGCTCAGCCCTCCCTCCAGCTGTCGCCCCGCTTTGCTCCCTTCCCTACTCTCGTCCAGATCGATACCAGCGGCCGGTCCGGCTTCGCGTGTCTCCGCGATCACAACCCCTCGCGCGTGCGCTGCGTGTGGCGCTCCTCCGCCAACCAGTGCCCACGCGCCTACTCGACCCGCCTCTCCATCGACGATCCCCAAGCCCTCTTCACCGCCTGTGTCGAGGATGCCCTCACCCGGCGTGGCCTCGAACATGTCCCAGCAGCCGCTCCTGCTCGCGAGCCCGCCCCCGCAGCCGCCAAGCCCACAAGCCAGAGCCTCCTCGAGCTCATCAGCCCTCCGCTCTCGGAGCTCGTGAAGGCGACAAACAAGGAGTCCCTCAACCTCTACGCCGAGCGTCTGGCCCTGCGCTTCACACGCGAGCGCGGTGGTGGCGAGCGCTATGCCGATCTGCGCAAGCTCTTGGGCGAAGAGCTGACACGGCGCGGCATCTCGGGGCGCGATCTGCGGCCCATCGATGGCAGCGGCCTCTCCCGGTACAACCTCGCCACGGCCTTCGGCCTCGCGCGAGTGCTCTACACCAGCCTCCAGGAGCCCTACGCGGACACCCTCCTGGAGAGCCTACCCATCGCGGGAGTGGATGGAACCCTCGCGGCCAGTGGAACCTCCGCCCAGACCGTGGGCCGCATCCGCGCCAAGACGGGCACCCTGTCCAGCCAGAAGGCCTACGTCGGCGTCGTCGAGCGCCCGGATGACGCGGAGCATCCTCGCGTCGTCTTCTCCCTGATGCTCGGCAACATGGACGAACAGCCCGCGCTCTCGGCGGGCGCCGTCTTCGATCGCTTCGCTGAAGCCCTCGTGACGCAGCCGCTGCGCTGA
- a CDS encoding serine/threonine-protein kinase gives MGLQTGEQFGRYELVSHLGRGGMAEVWRARLLGEAGVTKPVLIKKVLPEYANDEAFIRMFISEARISATLSHGNIAQVYDFGRVDGDYFLAMEYVDGQPLHRFFKRAIRTGLPSFPIPIAVFIATELCRGLHYAHTRRDSNGKPLGIVHRDISPDNVIVSYEGQVKIVDFGIAKARELRGFNTEPGVVKGKYLFFSPEQAQGQEVDARSDVWSTGIVLYQLLCGRMPVSEETPHTAMIKLAQGEFPRPSALRPDLPPALDAILMKALAVDRDQRYESSHAFGDALTEFLYSTTPRFSALSLSHFIQEVFRQDLVGLGHTVQVPRSFQDQLAQWKGELTTAPMTAVALPTPAAPPSAIPPGASTSPARTGLYVGVGIGAALLGAAVTALLFLQGWEPAPSSDAPSEPPIASTTSAPEPSPQPPAPAPVETAPPAEAPEAPTERAEPIEQPEPEPSHAHASASYPVAAIRLDARQDIIPPSSEAVELTLDPSGTYRLSEPEPPPDSPPLFLWLSGPGLPARDGVGVLSQRPLQLKGVSSFKAFGLKPLPPGAQEREVLVEDVRAKTRKRVVISPSATASTDQAFELKNLDPSSSYLLTLVPLDPGAYTRGEQGGLLDKLACVRLSDTEGPTPSFRDQQFLLRAGTSLPLSGATRLLCGVIDDDPSDNAGELQIAITRTSGGPEWTSPSPYTLVIPSKSGEIKSSFEQAMRFFRNKQYDRAAIFAERCLSLAPRDADCRLLAGAIYASLPGQQDKAAQNYRLFMDLAPNHPRVSHVQRHLADLAP, from the coding sequence ATGGGTCTCCAAACGGGCGAACAGTTCGGCCGCTACGAGCTGGTCTCGCACCTCGGCCGAGGAGGCATGGCCGAGGTGTGGCGCGCCCGGCTGCTCGGCGAGGCGGGCGTCACCAAGCCCGTGCTCATCAAGAAGGTCCTCCCCGAGTACGCCAACGACGAGGCCTTCATCCGCATGTTCATCAGCGAGGCGCGCATCTCCGCCACGCTGTCCCACGGCAACATCGCCCAGGTCTATGACTTCGGCCGCGTGGACGGGGACTACTTCCTGGCCATGGAGTACGTGGACGGCCAGCCGCTCCACCGCTTCTTCAAGCGCGCGATCCGCACGGGGCTGCCCAGCTTCCCCATCCCCATCGCCGTCTTCATCGCCACGGAGCTGTGCCGGGGGTTGCACTACGCCCACACGCGCCGGGACTCCAACGGCAAGCCCCTGGGGATCGTCCACCGGGACATCTCGCCGGACAACGTCATCGTCAGCTACGAGGGCCAGGTCAAGATCGTCGACTTCGGCATCGCCAAGGCCCGGGAGCTGCGCGGCTTCAACACCGAGCCCGGCGTGGTGAAGGGCAAGTACCTGTTCTTCTCCCCTGAGCAGGCCCAGGGCCAGGAGGTCGATGCACGCTCGGACGTGTGGTCCACGGGCATCGTCCTCTATCAGTTGCTGTGCGGCCGGATGCCCGTGTCCGAGGAGACGCCGCACACGGCCATGATCAAGCTCGCCCAGGGAGAGTTCCCACGGCCCTCGGCGCTCCGCCCCGATCTTCCCCCCGCGCTGGACGCCATCCTGATGAAGGCGCTCGCGGTGGACCGCGACCAGCGCTACGAGTCCAGCCATGCCTTCGGAGATGCGCTGACGGAGTTCCTCTACTCCACCACGCCTCGCTTCTCGGCCCTGTCCCTCTCGCACTTCATCCAGGAGGTGTTCCGCCAGGATCTGGTGGGCCTGGGGCACACGGTGCAGGTGCCGCGCTCGTTCCAGGATCAGCTCGCCCAGTGGAAGGGGGAGCTCACCACCGCGCCCATGACGGCCGTGGCGCTGCCAACGCCAGCCGCGCCTCCCTCGGCCATCCCCCCGGGGGCCAGCACCTCACCAGCTCGCACGGGGTTGTACGTGGGCGTGGGAATCGGCGCGGCGCTGCTGGGGGCTGCCGTCACCGCCCTGCTCTTCCTCCAGGGCTGGGAGCCAGCGCCTTCTTCGGATGCGCCTTCCGAGCCTCCCATCGCGAGCACCACGTCCGCTCCCGAGCCCAGCCCACAGCCTCCCGCTCCGGCGCCAGTCGAGACTGCGCCTCCGGCAGAGGCCCCAGAGGCTCCCACCGAGCGTGCGGAGCCCATTGAGCAGCCAGAGCCCGAGCCTTCCCACGCCCACGCCTCCGCCTCCTATCCCGTGGCGGCCATCCGGCTCGACGCCCGCCAGGACATCATCCCGCCTTCGAGCGAGGCGGTGGAGCTCACGCTGGACCCGAGCGGCACCTACCGTCTCTCCGAGCCCGAGCCGCCCCCGGACAGCCCGCCGCTGTTCCTCTGGCTCTCGGGCCCAGGGCTGCCCGCGAGGGACGGCGTGGGCGTGCTCTCGCAGCGGCCCCTGCAGCTCAAGGGCGTGTCCTCCTTCAAGGCCTTCGGGCTGAAGCCCCTGCCTCCTGGAGCGCAGGAGCGAGAGGTGCTGGTGGAGGACGTCCGGGCCAAGACGCGCAAGCGGGTCGTCATCTCTCCGAGCGCCACGGCCAGCACGGATCAGGCCTTCGAGCTCAAAAACCTGGATCCCAGCTCGTCGTACCTGCTGACGCTCGTGCCGCTCGATCCCGGCGCCTACACCCGTGGAGAACAGGGCGGCCTGCTGGACAAGCTCGCCTGCGTGAGGCTCTCGGACACGGAGGGCCCCACCCCGTCCTTCCGCGACCAGCAGTTCCTGCTCCGCGCTGGAACGAGCCTCCCGCTCTCGGGTGCCACCCGTCTGCTCTGCGGCGTCATCGATGACGATCCCTCCGACAACGCCGGCGAGCTTCAGATCGCAATCACCCGCACGAGCGGAGGCCCCGAGTGGACCAGCCCCTCGCCCTACACCCTGGTGATTCCCAGCAAGAGCGGTGAGATCAAGTCCTCCTTCGAGCAGGCCATGCGCTTCTTCCGGAACAAGCAGTACGACCGGGCCGCGATCTTCGCCGAGCGCTGCCTCTCGCTCGCTCCACGCGATGCGGATTGCCGTCTGCTCGCCGGCGCCATCTACGCCTCGCTCCCAGGCCAGCAGGACAAGGCGGCGCAGAACTACCGCCTCTTCATGGATCTGGCGCCGAACCATCCGCGCGTCTCACACGTCCAGCGGCACCTCGCGGACCTCGCGCCATAG
- a CDS encoding adenylate/guanylate cyclase domain-containing protein encodes MGPPHTPPDPADLEADPLLAEKRALEKRVRELEAKARSLDAINRLAASLLQPQTDVDDILWDVAQGVVAHLGLEDCVIYLFDEQREYLVQRAAYGPKNPQQREILAPIRIKVGAGIVGTVSLTGRPELIPDTRKDSRYIQDDQARLSELAVPIYSQEQVIGVMDSEHSQEGFFTQEHLHIFTTVATMMAARVVRAELDAQLRDANRLLEARITERTRELSEATQRSELLLRNILPHPIVERLKRGEHAIAERFDEVTVMFADLVDFTRWSTLLSPEHVVEVLGQVFTEFDAVTERYGLEKIKTIGDSYMVVAGLPSPRPDHREVMAIMALAFVDAIQRLNVTLKTSLDVRIGMHCGPVVAGIIGTRKFAYDLWGDTVNMASRLESHGVPGRIHVSEAIWQALNDRFAFEPRGEIEVKSIGKVKTWLLTGLRE; translated from the coding sequence ATGGGCCCACCTCACACGCCGCCCGATCCAGCTGACCTCGAAGCGGATCCGCTCCTGGCGGAGAAGCGGGCCCTGGAGAAGCGTGTCCGCGAGCTGGAGGCCAAGGCGCGAAGCCTGGACGCCATCAACCGTTTGGCCGCATCGCTGCTGCAGCCGCAGACGGACGTGGACGACATCCTGTGGGACGTGGCGCAGGGAGTGGTGGCGCACCTGGGGCTGGAGGACTGCGTCATCTATCTGTTCGACGAGCAGCGCGAGTACCTCGTCCAGCGAGCGGCCTACGGCCCGAAGAACCCACAGCAGCGGGAGATCCTGGCGCCCATCCGCATCAAGGTGGGGGCGGGCATCGTGGGGACGGTGTCGCTGACGGGGCGTCCAGAGCTGATCCCGGATACGCGGAAGGACTCGCGCTACATCCAGGATGATCAAGCGCGGCTGTCGGAGCTGGCGGTGCCGATCTACTCCCAGGAGCAGGTGATCGGGGTGATGGACTCGGAGCACTCGCAGGAGGGCTTCTTCACTCAAGAGCACCTGCACATCTTCACGACGGTGGCGACGATGATGGCGGCGCGGGTGGTGCGTGCGGAGCTGGACGCGCAGCTACGGGATGCGAACCGGCTGCTGGAGGCGCGCATCACGGAGCGAACCCGCGAGCTGTCCGAGGCCACCCAGCGCTCCGAGCTGCTGCTGCGCAACATCCTCCCCCACCCCATCGTCGAGCGCCTCAAGCGGGGCGAGCATGCGATTGCGGAGCGCTTCGACGAGGTGACGGTGATGTTCGCGGACCTGGTGGACTTCACGCGCTGGTCCACGCTGTTGTCACCGGAGCACGTGGTGGAGGTGCTGGGGCAGGTGTTCACGGAGTTCGACGCCGTGACGGAGCGCTACGGGCTGGAGAAGATCAAGACGATCGGGGACTCGTACATGGTGGTGGCGGGTTTGCCGTCGCCGCGGCCGGATCACCGGGAGGTGATGGCGATCATGGCGTTGGCGTTCGTGGACGCCATCCAGCGGCTGAACGTGACGCTGAAGACGTCGCTGGACGTGCGGATCGGCATGCACTGTGGACCGGTGGTGGCGGGCATCATCGGCACACGGAAGTTCGCCTACGACTTGTGGGGGGACACGGTGAACATGGCCAGCCGGTTGGAGTCCCACGGCGTGCCTGGACGTATCCACGTGAGCGAAGCCATCTGGCAGGCGCTCAACGACCGATTCGCCTTCGAGCCCCGCGGGGAGATCGAAGTGAAGAGCATCGGCAAGGTGAAGACCTGGCTGCTCACGGGCCTTCGCGAGTGA
- a CDS encoding WD40 repeat domain-containing protein, with amino-acid sequence MDPASGKLEQRQQLKLPDDRDHYNDRMLETHSGYLLAWASGTAGLPALCRWSETERAFFFHQQLPIERASTFLELPDGSLLSGDSTGQICSWRPDQSSGGWQKAGALQAHEGPIHALANLRNGGLISAGGHEPQLKVWRGHLGSEKWELVQVLSEHHSQIVEVMSCGPAEFLSSDRGERSLLGWRRQPEVLVWSMATDKPSLIQRQNGRLRGCIEGALLLEDDGASALSLWRKSEGAYKRTTVLDESKRGNMSAFVLLPEGTLIAGGWDGRLISWKLEAGESTS; translated from the coding sequence ATGGATCCAGCCTCGGGTAAACTGGAGCAGCGACAGCAACTCAAGCTCCCCGATGATCGCGACCACTACAATGATCGCATGCTCGAAACCCATTCGGGCTATCTCCTTGCATGGGCGAGCGGAACGGCGGGACTCCCTGCTCTGTGCCGATGGTCCGAAACGGAGCGAGCCTTCTTTTTCCACCAGCAATTGCCCATCGAGCGGGCATCTACTTTCTTGGAGCTGCCGGACGGGTCGTTGTTGTCGGGTGATTCCACGGGCCAGATTTGCAGCTGGCGCCCAGACCAGTCTTCTGGAGGCTGGCAAAAGGCGGGAGCCCTGCAGGCTCATGAGGGCCCGATTCATGCGCTTGCCAACCTCCGGAACGGGGGCCTGATCTCAGCGGGTGGACATGAGCCACAGCTCAAGGTCTGGAGAGGTCATCTCGGCTCGGAGAAGTGGGAGCTCGTTCAAGTTCTCAGCGAGCATCACAGCCAGATCGTTGAGGTCATGAGCTGTGGCCCCGCGGAGTTCCTGTCGTCCGACCGGGGAGAGCGGTCTCTGCTCGGATGGCGACGCCAGCCAGAAGTGCTCGTGTGGAGCATGGCGACAGACAAGCCAAGCCTTATTCAACGGCAGAATGGCCGGCTCCGCGGTTGCATCGAGGGCGCTTTGCTCTTGGAAGACGATGGAGCATCCGCACTCAGCCTATGGCGCAAGTCCGAGGGCGCCTACAAGCGGACCACGGTGCTCGATGAGAGCAAGCGCGGCAACATGAGCGCCTTTGTCCTGTTACCTGAAGGAACACTCATCGCTGGTGGATGGGATGGACGCCTCATTTCCTGGAAGCTTGAGGCTGGAGAATCGACGTCATGA
- a CDS encoding MGH1-like glycoside hydrolase domain-containing protein — MSHSSPQRGLGAEARRLAEDERRSYNWKRWGPYLSERQWGTVREDYSPKGTSWTDFPHESARSRAYRWGEDGLLGITDRQCRLCFSLALWNEKDPFLKERLFGLTGPEGNHGEDVKEEYFYLDSTPTHSYLKGLYKYPQAEFPYDQLRQENQRRGRDEPEFELADTGIFDGRRYFDVFAEYAKASPEDLLIRITVANRGPVPARIHVLPTFWFRNTWAWGRSGEGYWSKPHMSTVGADGILAEQESLGRYRLHAQIPEGGKLPERLFTENETNLQRLYRVPNRQRYVKDAFHDSVVHGRHAAVNPERVGTKSAFHYVLEVPAGGCVILPLRLFLESEAPRELFGEDFDRIFEQRIAEADEFYASRLPHTLPEEERRVARQAYAGLLWGKQFYHYAVQPWLEGDPSNPAPPPERLQGRNREWGHLYNRDIISMPDKWEYPWYAAWDLAFHTIPFARVDPLFAKEQLILFLREWYMHPNGQMPAYEFEFSDVNPPVHAWACWRVYKMTGSQGKRDRLFLARVFHKLLLNFTWWVNRKDADGRNLFSGGFLGLDNIGVFDRSKPLPTGGRLHQADGTAWMAFFCTTMLSMALELAQEDPAYEDIASKFFEHFVAIVDAMNHLGGSGLWEEDDGFYYDHLWVDGRDVPLRVRSMVGLVPLFAAEVLPDRLIERLPGFARRLRWFLENRADLAQNTSYMASPDRSGAGGHRLLAIPSRERLVRVLRRVLDPKEFLSDYGIRSLSRVHEQAPFVFRVGREDYRVAYVPGESDSGMFGGNSNWRGPVWFPLNYLLIEALERYHHFYGAGLQVEYPTGSGRMMTLAEVARELSSRLIRIFMPDAAGRRPCHGDDRRFAEDPDWRELVLFHEYFHGDTGRGLGASHQTGWTALVAQCLADAHKSLE, encoded by the coding sequence ATGAGTCATTCTTCCCCCCAGCGAGGGCTGGGCGCAGAGGCCCGTCGGTTGGCCGAGGATGAGCGGCGCTCGTACAACTGGAAGCGCTGGGGGCCTTACCTCTCCGAGCGCCAGTGGGGCACTGTTCGTGAGGACTATTCCCCAAAGGGAACGAGCTGGACGGACTTCCCCCACGAGTCCGCCCGCAGCCGCGCCTACCGCTGGGGCGAAGATGGGCTCCTTGGCATCACCGACCGCCAGTGCCGGCTGTGCTTCTCGCTCGCCCTCTGGAACGAGAAGGATCCCTTCCTCAAGGAGCGCCTCTTTGGCCTCACCGGCCCCGAGGGCAACCACGGCGAGGATGTGAAGGAGGAGTACTTCTACCTCGACTCGACGCCCACCCACTCGTACCTCAAGGGGCTCTACAAGTACCCGCAGGCCGAGTTCCCCTACGATCAGCTCCGTCAGGAGAACCAGCGCCGAGGCCGCGACGAGCCCGAATTTGAGCTGGCTGACACGGGCATCTTCGATGGACGCCGCTACTTCGACGTCTTCGCCGAGTACGCCAAGGCCAGCCCAGAGGATCTGCTCATCCGCATCACCGTGGCCAACCGAGGGCCCGTGCCCGCACGGATCCACGTGCTGCCGACCTTCTGGTTCCGCAACACCTGGGCCTGGGGCCGCAGCGGCGAGGGCTACTGGTCCAAGCCCCACATGTCCACAGTGGGCGCGGACGGCATCCTCGCGGAGCAGGAGTCCCTCGGGCGCTACCGGCTCCATGCGCAGATCCCCGAGGGCGGCAAGCTCCCCGAGCGGCTCTTCACTGAGAACGAGACGAACCTGCAGCGGCTCTACCGCGTGCCCAACCGCCAGCGCTACGTGAAGGATGCGTTCCACGACTCTGTGGTTCACGGCCGGCACGCCGCGGTCAACCCGGAGCGTGTCGGCACCAAGTCCGCCTTTCACTATGTGCTGGAGGTACCTGCGGGCGGCTGTGTGATCCTGCCGCTGCGGCTGTTCCTGGAGTCCGAGGCTCCGCGCGAGCTCTTCGGCGAGGACTTCGACCGGATCTTCGAGCAGCGCATCGCCGAGGCCGATGAGTTCTACGCCTCGCGGCTCCCGCACACGCTGCCCGAGGAGGAGCGGCGGGTGGCTCGGCAGGCTTACGCCGGGCTGCTCTGGGGCAAGCAGTTCTACCACTACGCCGTGCAGCCCTGGCTGGAGGGCGACCCCAGCAACCCCGCGCCGCCTCCAGAGCGTCTCCAGGGCCGCAATCGCGAGTGGGGCCATCTCTACAACCGCGACATCATCTCGATGCCGGACAAGTGGGAGTACCCCTGGTACGCCGCGTGGGATCTCGCGTTCCACACCATCCCGTTCGCCCGCGTGGATCCGCTCTTCGCCAAGGAGCAGCTCATCCTGTTCCTGCGCGAGTGGTACATGCACCCCAACGGGCAGATGCCCGCGTATGAGTTCGAGTTCTCCGACGTGAACCCGCCCGTACACGCGTGGGCGTGCTGGCGCGTCTACAAGATGACGGGCTCGCAGGGGAAAAGGGACCGGCTCTTCCTCGCCCGCGTCTTTCACAAGCTCCTGCTCAACTTCACCTGGTGGGTGAACCGCAAGGATGCGGACGGGCGCAACCTCTTCTCTGGAGGCTTCCTCGGCCTGGACAACATTGGCGTCTTCGATCGCTCCAAGCCTCTGCCCACCGGCGGCCGCCTGCATCAGGCCGATGGCACCGCGTGGATGGCCTTCTTCTGCACCACCATGCTCTCCATGGCGCTCGAGCTGGCTCAGGAGGATCCCGCCTACGAGGACATCGCCTCCAAGTTCTTCGAGCACTTCGTCGCCATCGTGGATGCGATGAACCACCTGGGCGGCAGCGGACTGTGGGAGGAGGACGACGGCTTCTACTACGACCACCTCTGGGTGGACGGCCGAGACGTCCCCCTGCGCGTGCGCTCCATGGTGGGGCTGGTGCCCCTGTTCGCCGCCGAGGTCCTGCCGGATCGGCTCATCGAGCGGCTCCCCGGCTTCGCCCGTCGACTGCGCTGGTTCCTGGAGAACCGCGCCGATCTCGCGCAGAACACCTCTTATATGGCCTCACCGGATCGCTCGGGAGCGGGCGGCCACCGGCTGCTGGCCATCCCTTCCCGAGAGCGCCTCGTGCGTGTGCTGCGCCGAGTGCTCGATCCGAAGGAGTTCCTCTCGGACTACGGCATCCGCTCGCTGTCGCGCGTCCACGAGCAGGCACCTTTCGTGTTCCGCGTGGGCCGCGAGGACTACCGCGTGGCCTACGTGCCCGGCGAGTCCGACAGCGGCATGTTCGGCGGCAACTCCAACTGGCGCGGCCCCGTGTGGTTCCCGCTCAACTACCTGCTCATCGAGGCCCTGGAGCGCTACCACCACTTCTACGGCGCTGGGCTTCAGGTGGAGTACCCTACAGGCTCCGGGCGGATGATGACGCTGGCCGAGGTGGCTCGCGAGCTGTCCTCCCGCCTCATCCGGATCTTCATGCCGGATGCCGCCGGTCGACGGCCTTGTCACGGGGACGATCGGCGCTTCGCCGAGGATCCGGACTGGCGCGAGCTGGTGCTCTTCCACGAGTACTTCCACGGTGACACGGGCCGTGGGCTCGGTGCCTCGCACCAGACGGGGTGGACGGCCCTCGTGGCCCAGTGCCTCGCGGATGCCCACAAGTCGCTGGAGTGA